The Terrirubrum flagellatum nucleotide sequence CCTGGGGTCGCGAGATCGCGCGGGAACTGGCTCCCCGAACCATCTGCGGCAAGGCGATGGTGCTCTATCGCAAGTCTGACGGAGAGGTCGCCGCGCTCGAGGACGCCTGCTGGCATCGGCTGCTGCCGCTGTCGCTCGGCCGGCTTGAGGGCGATCAAGTGGTGTGCGGCTATCACGGCCTCATCTTCAACGCCGAGGGCCGCTGCACCTACATGCCGGCGCAGAAAACCATCAATCCGTCAGCCTGCGTGCGCGCCTATCCCACCGCCGAGAAGCACCGGCTGGTCTGGGTCTGGCCGGGCGATCCCGCGCTCGCCGATCCCGCGAAGATTCCCGACTTCCACTGGAACGATGGTGATGAATGGGTGGGCGAAGGCGGGACCTTCTACAGCCTGCAATGCGACTACCGGCTGGTGATCGACAATCTCATGGATCTCACCCACGAGACCTATGTCCATGCCGGCAGCATCGGGGACGAAGCCATCACAAGCGCGCCGTTCGAGGCGACGCACACCGATCGCACGGCGACCATCACGCGCTGGATGATCAATATCGATCCGCCGCCCTTCTGGAAGAAGCAGCTTGGCAAGTCAGGCGCGCATGTCGACCGCTGGCAGATCATCCGCTTCGAGGCGCCCTCGACCGTCGTCGGCGATGTCGGCGTCGCTGTCACCGGAACCGGCGCGCCGCAGGGCGATCGTTCGCAAGGCGTCAATGGCGCGTTCCTCGCCGCGATCACGCCCGAGACAGACAAGAGTTGCCATTATTTCTGGAATTTCGTGCGCACCTTCCGGCGCGATGACGAACAGCTCACGCGCGATATCAACACGGCGCATGTGAATGACGGGCATGGCGTCTATGATCAGGATCACGCCGTGCTCGAAGCGCAGCAGAAGGCGATTGACGTCAATCCGCGCCTGCCCTTCTATAATCTCAATATCGACGCCGGCGCCTTGTGGGCGCGCCGGCTGATCGACGATCTCCTCGACGCCGAGCAGGGGCGGGCGCCCCAATCGCAGGCGCAGGCGGCGGAATAGGGCGATGGCGTCGACCCCGATCGAATGGCGCCAGGCGACATTGCGCGGAACGCGCGACGTCGCGCGTGATATCAGGCTTTTCGAAATCGAGCCGTCTGGACCGTTCGTCGCGCCGACTCCCGGCGCGCATATCAATGTGACGGTCCATGTCGACGGCCGCGCCGACAAGCGCTCTTATTCGGTCGTCGGCCCCTGCCACGATGGCGTCTATCGCATCGCGGTGAAGCTTTTGCCGGATTCGCGCGGCGGCTCGCGCTATATGTGGAGTCTGTCGCCAGGCGCGCGGCTGACGATTTCGACCCCGGGCAACCATTTCGAACTCGGACGGAGAAGGCCGCAATATACTTTGCTTGCCGGCGGCATCGGCGTGACGCCGATCTATTCGATGGCGCTGGCGCTCATGCAATCGGGCGCCGATTTCCGCATGCTTTACGCCTGTCGCAGCCGAGACGACGCGGCCTTCGCCGAAGAGCTGCGTGAGAAGATCGGCGACAGACTCGAATTGTTCGTCGATGAGGAGGGCGGTCGCGTTGATCTTGACGCTGCGATCGCGCGTCTTGCGCCCGGCGGCGAATTCTATGTCTGCGGGCCGCTCGGCATGCTCGAAGCGGCGAAGCGCGCGTGGGCGCATAGCGGCCGGCCCGTTGATCAATTGCGCTTCGAGACGTTTGGCGCCAGCGGCCGTTTCGCCTCGACGCCCTTCACCGTGAAAATCCCGCGCCTCGGCGTCGAGATCGAGGTTCCTGTCAATCAGTCCATGCTCGACGCGATGGAGGCGGCCGGCGTCGCTATGATTTCCGATTGTCGGCGCGGCGAGTGTGGGCTCTGCGCGCTGCGCATTCTCAACGCTGAGGGTATTGTCGATCATCGCGACTTCTTCTTCAGCGATGAGGAGAAGGCCGAGAACGCCAAACTCTGCACCTGCGTTTCGCGCCTGGCGGGCGGCGTGCTGACCATCGACACCGCCGACAGGATCGCCGCATGAGCGCGCCAACCGCTTCCGCAGTCGATATCGACGAAACCTCCGGCGACCGCTCGCTCTCGCAAACGCTGAAGGCGCAGATTCTCCTGCGCAAGCTGCTGCTCAGCGGCGAGATTTCGCCGGGCGAGCGGGTGTCCGAACCACAGATGGTCGTCCGTCTCGGCGTTTCCCGCACGCCGGTTCGCATGGCGCTGGTGCGCTTGGAGGAAGAGGGGCTGCTCGAGGCGATCCCGTCCGGCGGCTTCGCTGTCAAGGCGTTCGACGAACGCGAGATGTTCGAGGCGATCGAGATTCGCGGCACGCTCGAAGGGCTCGCTGCGCGGTTCGCGGCCGAGCGCGGCGTCTCTCTTCTCGAACTCGATCGCGCGTCGGCCGTGCTCGATCAGCTCGACGAGGTCTTGAGGGCGGGCGATGGCGTCGACCTCTCTCGTTATGTCGAGCTCAATGCGCGCTTTCACGACATGCTGACCGATTTCTCGGACAGCGAAGCGCTGACGCGCCAGATCCAGCGCGCCAACGCGCTGCCCTTCGCGTCGCCAAGCGCGCTTGTTCTCGTTCAGAAGGGCGGCGCGGACGCTCCGCCGATCCTGCTCGTCGCGCAGGATCAGCATCGCTGCGTGCTGACCGCGATCCGCCGCCGCGAAGGCGCGCGCGCCGAGGCGATCATGCGGGAGCATGCGCGCATCGCGCATCGCAATCTCGAATATGCGCTCGCCAATCAACCAATCATGGAGCTTATTCCGGGAGCCGCG carries:
- a CDS encoding PDR/VanB family oxidoreductase: MASTPIEWRQATLRGTRDVARDIRLFEIEPSGPFVAPTPGAHINVTVHVDGRADKRSYSVVGPCHDGVYRIAVKLLPDSRGGSRYMWSLSPGARLTISTPGNHFELGRRRPQYTLLAGGIGVTPIYSMALALMQSGADFRMLYACRSRDDAAFAEELREKIGDRLELFVDEEGGRVDLDAAIARLAPGGEFYVCGPLGMLEAAKRAWAHSGRPVDQLRFETFGASGRFASTPFTVKIPRLGVEIEVPVNQSMLDAMEAAGVAMISDCRRGECGLCALRILNAEGIVDHRDFFFSDEEKAENAKLCTCVSRLAGGVLTIDTADRIAA
- a CDS encoding GntR family transcriptional regulator yields the protein MSAPTASAVDIDETSGDRSLSQTLKAQILLRKLLLSGEISPGERVSEPQMVVRLGVSRTPVRMALVRLEEEGLLEAIPSGGFAVKAFDEREMFEAIEIRGTLEGLAARFAAERGVSLLELDRASAVLDQLDEVLRAGDGVDLSRYVELNARFHDMLTDFSDSEALTRQIQRANALPFASPSALVLVQKGGADAPPILLVAQDQHRCVLTAIRRREGARAEAIMREHARIAHRNLEYALANQPIMELIPGAALIRRRPGR
- a CDS encoding aromatic ring-hydroxylating dioxygenase subunit alpha, whose translation is MSERKPFPLNAWYAAAWGREIARELAPRTICGKAMVLYRKSDGEVAALEDACWHRLLPLSLGRLEGDQVVCGYHGLIFNAEGRCTYMPAQKTINPSACVRAYPTAEKHRLVWVWPGDPALADPAKIPDFHWNDGDEWVGEGGTFYSLQCDYRLVIDNLMDLTHETYVHAGSIGDEAITSAPFEATHTDRTATITRWMINIDPPPFWKKQLGKSGAHVDRWQIIRFEAPSTVVGDVGVAVTGTGAPQGDRSQGVNGAFLAAITPETDKSCHYFWNFVRTFRRDDEQLTRDINTAHVNDGHGVYDQDHAVLEAQQKAIDVNPRLPFYNLNIDAGALWARRLIDDLLDAEQGRAPQSQAQAAE